The Streptomyces lienomycini sequence AGGCGCACCCTTGCGCGCCTGGAAACGGCGGCTGGTTTCCAATCCCCCCGAAGTACGGATGCGGCCCCTTCCGCATTCACCCGTACTGCACCGGGGACAAGGACGTCCTCAGGCGTCACTCGGTTCCCAGTGGTCTGCATGGCGCACAGACTACGCACCGCCAAAACCCCCGCGGCCCGAAGTTCACCTCAAATCAGGCAACTTGCTCGCGATGAAACCCCGATGTGATCCCGTTCACCAGTTCCCCCCTTGTCGCACGCGGAAGCTCGTTCTATCGTGCTGATGTATCGACTCGATACATCAGCGCGGCATAAGGGCGAGAGGAGGCGACGATGAGCCGGCGTTCCGGCATCCTCGAGTTCGCCGTACTCGGCCTGCTCCGCGAGTCCCCGATGCACGGCTACGAGCTGCGTAAACGGCTCAACACGTCACTGGGTGTGTTCCGGGCGTTCAGCTACGGAACGCTCTATCCCTGCCTCAAGACGCTGGTCGCCAACGGCTGGTTGATCGAGGAGCCGGGGAACGTCGGCGAGGCCGCCGCTTCCCTCACGGGACGTCGCGCCAAGATCGTCTACCGGTTGACGGCCGACGGTAAGGACCATTTCGAGCAGCTCCTCTCGCAGACGGGCCCGGACGCCTACGAGGACGAGACCTTCGCCGCTCGCTTCGCGTTCTTCGGGCAGACGTCGCGTGACGTACGCATGCGCGTGCTCGAAGGCCGGCGCAGCCGGCTGGAGGAGCGCCTGGAGAA is a genomic window containing:
- a CDS encoding PadR family transcriptional regulator, encoding MSRRSGILEFAVLGLLRESPMHGYELRKRLNTSLGVFRAFSYGTLYPCLKTLVANGWLIEEPGNVGEAAASLTGRRAKIVYRLTADGKDHFEQLLSQTGPDAYEDETFAARFAFFGQTSRDVRMRVLEGRRSRLEERLEKMRASLARTRERLDDYTLELQRHGMESVEREVRWLNELIESERAGRDLRGSAAEDTAQQDTTSGATGGLPRPGDDPRPDTPGDTAT